Proteins found in one Planococcus citri chromosome 2, ihPlaCitr1.1, whole genome shotgun sequence genomic segment:
- the eIF3e gene encoding eukaryotic translation initiation factor 3 subunit E — MASYDLTRIMGQYLDRHLVFPLLEFLSAKEIYEENELLRVKLDILNKTNMVDYAIDIRKQLYPDQEIPEELKSKRSKVVTQLTEFQEQVASILKLLTDEEVMKTFETMRDPKALSNYITKEFNFKIEKMESMYKLAKYRYECGNYSQTTSYLYFYLLVMSPSDKNYLNVLWGKLASEILIQNWETALEDITKLREYIDSNAFSNSLQLLQQRTWLIHWSLFVFFNHAKGKDLIIDMFLYRPTYLNAIQTMCPHILRYLATAVIINRGRRNALKDLVKVIQQESYTYRDPITEFIEHLYVNFDFEGARQKLSECQIVIFNDFFLIACLDEFVENARLMIFETFCRIHQCISINMLAEKLNMKSEEAECWIVNLIRNARLDAKIDSKLGHVVMGTQPTSPYQQLIEKMDSLSVRSEALQALIERKIKGRPQNIHWGSHDF; from the exons ATGGCTAGCTACGATTTAACACGTATCATGGGTCAATATCTAGACCGGCATTTGGTTTTCCCGTTGCTGGAATTTCTATCAGCTAAAGAA ATTTACGAAGAAAACGAATTACTACGCGTCAAGCtggatattttgaacaaaactaaCATGGTTGATTACGCTATTGATATTCGAAAACAGTTATATCCCGATCAAGAGATACCAGAG GAATTGAAATCAAAACGTTCGAAAGTAGTAACGCAGTTGACCGAATTCCAAGAACAAGTCGCCAGtatattgaaattattgaccgaTGAAGAAGTAATGAAGACTTTCGAAACGATGCGAGATCCTAAAGCGTTATCCAATTATATTACTAAGGAATTCAAC tttaaaatcgagaaaatgGAAAGTATGTACAAATTGGCGAAATATCGTTACGAGTGTGGTAATTATTCGCAAACCACCAGTTATTTGTACTTCTATCTTTTGGTGATGTCTCCTAGTGACAAA AATTACTTGAATGTGTTATGGGGTAAATTGGCGTCGGAGATATTGATCCAGAATTGGGAAACTGCTCTAGAAGATATTACTAAATTACGCGAGTATATCGATAGCAATGCTTTTTCCAATTCTCTGCAGCTGTTACAACAACGTACGTGGTTGATTCATTGGAGTTTGTTTGTTTTCTTCAATCACGCTAAAGGAAAAGACCTTATCATCGATATGTTCTTATATCGTCCGAC TTATTTGAACGCTATTCAAACGATGTGCCCGCACATTCTACGTTATTTGGCTACAGCTGTTATTATCAATAGAGGTCGCCGAAACGCTTTGAAAGATTTAGTCAAAGTTATTCAACAA GAATCGTACACTTACCGAGACCCGATCACGGAATTCATCGAACACTTGTACGTGAATTTCGATTTCGAAGGTGCTCGACAGAAGCTATCGGAATGTCAAATCGTCATCTTCAACGATTTCTTCTTGATCGCTTGTTTAGACGAATTCGTCGAAAATGCCCGTCTGATGATTTTCGAGACTTTCTGTCGTATTCATCAGTGTATCAGTATCAA CATgttggctgaaaaattgaacatgaaATCCGAAGAAGCCGAATGCTGGATTGTCAACCTGATCAGGAATGCTCGTTTGGACgctaaaattgattcgaaactGGGTCACGTTGTTATGGGTACTCAACCTACGTCACCTTATCAGCAACTTATCGAGAAAATGGATTCGTTGTCCGTTCGATCCGAAGCTTTGCAAGCGTTGattgagagaaaaatcaaaggaaGACCGCAAAAT ATTCATTGGGGCTCGCAtgatttctaa
- the LOC135834329 gene encoding integrator complex subunit 15 codes for MSSDTKQALRNLKFPCCVKEALSRIEQLCTSNAVPNVGRIQNCNLAMELITEFVFCEIDRRGEKKKKLNHIQEMQLVEVLSDYFAFSHNITAGGDAARNTVFMSLFPHTCVERCQLLVKLVSIAVCTNNIPLLSATGVLMQQIGCTSKFSVELAKGLINDYFILLPNASNKLRDLPCKAPLFTANFLTALSEIYFDIDPESLVECPTAVPSSSLLNIITEWVSDNNSLCYAALTNNLLLSLPMGGIPMPAVTPFVGLFKWCVLAPLYVDEHDLIYSKLHLALLESLLEAEVFCPSPSQRNVISVQHVTALVKLCNNKIERILQSPKIDSNGLRSRVQLCLERLAQFVQVALHTNSIYGSKQDLIARLKTLPKNRLLRITLSRHKEII; via the exons ATGTCATCCGATACCAAGCAGGCTTTacggaatttgaaatttccatgcTGCGTTAAAGAAGCATTATCTCGTATAG AACAACTGTGCACTTCAAATGCAGTCCCAAACGTTGGTCGAATACAGAACTGCAACTTAGCCATGGAATTGATCACcgaattcgtattctgcgaaaTAGATCGAAGaggagagaagaaaaaa AAATTGAATCACATACAAGAGATGCAACTCGTCGAAGTTCTCAGCGATTATTTTGCATTCAGTCATAACATTACTGCGGGCGGAGATGCAGCTCGAAACACCGTATTTATGTCATTATTTCCTCATACTTGCGTCGAACGTTGTCAATTACTCGTGAAATTAGTATCTATAGCCGTATGCACCAATAATATACCTCTGTTGTCAGCTACAG gtgtttTGATGCAGCAGATCGGATGTACTTCCAAGTTCAGCGTAGAGTTAGCTAAAGGATTGATTAACGATTACTTTATCCTGTTACCGAATGCCAGCAACAAGTTGAGAGATTTGCCGTGTAAAGCTCCCTTATTCACTGCTAATTTTCTAACCGCGTTATCTGAAATATATTTCGATATTG ATCCAGAGAGTCTTGTAGAATGTCCAACAGCTGTACCTTCGTCATCGTTGCTCAATATAATTACCGAATGGGTTTCGGACAATAATTCGTTATGTTATGCAGCCTTGACTAATAATTTATTGTTATCTCTTCCTATGGGAGGCATCCCGATGCCTGCGGTTACCCCTTTCGTTGGTCTTTTCAA ATGGTGTGTGTTGGCTCCATTGTACGTTGATGAACACGATTTAATTTATTCTAAATTGCATTTAGCTTTGTTGGAAAGTTTACTCGAAGCTGAAGTGTTTTGTCCATCTCCTAGTCAACGTAACGTTATATCTGTTCAACATGTTACCGCTTTGGTGAAGCTTTGTAATAATAAAATCGAAAGAATTCTGCAAAG ccctaaaattgattcaaatggGCTACGAAGTCGAGTTCAATTATGTCTGGAAAGATTAGCTCAATTCGTTCAAGTCGCTTTACATACAAATTCCATTTATGGCAGCAAAC AAGATTTGATCGCCAGATTAAAGACCTTACCAAAAAATCGTCTGCTCAGAATCACGTTATCGAGGCATAAAGAAATAATATGA